In the genome of Mycobacterium kansasii ATCC 12478, one region contains:
- a CDS encoding cytochrome P450, whose protein sequence is MATSRATISTPAYLLDQAQRRLTPSFNNFPGMGLVERWLLNTQFPEKRLADPPPGSGLKPVVGDAGLPIIGHMIEMLRGGPDYLMFLYNTKGPVIYGDSPVLPFVAALGPDAAQVIYSNRNKDYSQQGWVPVIGPFFRRGLMLLDFEEHMFHRRIMQEAFVRSRLVGYVEHMDHVVSKVIAEDWVINDARFLLYPAMKELTLNIASMVFMGHEPGTDRELVTQVNKAFTTTTRAGNAIIRTSVPPFTWWRGLKARQLLEHYFAERVQERRGKEGNDLLTVLCQTEDEDGNRFSDQDIVNHMIFLMMAAHDTSTSTATTMAYHLAAHPEWQQRCRDESDRLGDGPLDIESLEKLESLDLVMNESIRLVTPVQWAMRQTVRDAELLGYYLPKGTNVIAFPGLNHRLPEFWTEPMTFDPERFTEPRNEHKRHRYAFTPFGGGAHKCLGMVFGQLEIKTILHRLLRRYRLELPRPDYHASWDYGGMPVPKDGMPIVLRPL, encoded by the coding sequence ATGGCCACGAGCAGGGCGACGATCAGCACCCCGGCATATCTCCTTGACCAAGCCCAGCGCCGGCTGACCCCGTCGTTCAACAACTTTCCCGGCATGGGCCTGGTGGAGCGTTGGCTGCTGAACACGCAATTTCCGGAGAAGAGGCTGGCCGACCCGCCGCCGGGCAGCGGGCTCAAGCCGGTCGTGGGTGACGCGGGGCTGCCGATCATCGGGCACATGATCGAAATGCTGCGCGGCGGACCCGACTATCTGATGTTCCTGTACAACACCAAGGGGCCCGTCATCTACGGGGACTCACCGGTCTTGCCGTTCGTCGCGGCGCTGGGCCCGGACGCCGCTCAAGTCATCTATTCCAACCGCAACAAAGACTACTCGCAGCAGGGCTGGGTCCCGGTGATCGGCCCGTTCTTCCGGCGCGGGCTGATGCTGCTCGATTTCGAGGAGCACATGTTTCACCGGCGGATCATGCAGGAGGCGTTCGTCCGGTCCCGGCTGGTCGGTTACGTCGAGCACATGGACCACGTGGTGTCGAAGGTGATCGCTGAGGATTGGGTGATCAACGATGCGCGCTTCCTTCTCTATCCGGCGATGAAGGAACTCACCCTCAACATCGCCTCGATGGTGTTCATGGGCCACGAGCCGGGCACCGACCGGGAACTGGTGACCCAGGTGAACAAGGCGTTCACCACCACCACCCGCGCCGGCAACGCCATCATCCGCACCAGCGTGCCACCATTTACCTGGTGGCGGGGGCTCAAGGCTCGCCAACTGCTCGAGCACTATTTCGCGGAGCGGGTCCAGGAACGCCGTGGCAAAGAAGGCAACGACCTGTTGACGGTGTTGTGCCAGACCGAGGACGAGGACGGCAACCGGTTCTCCGACCAGGACATCGTCAACCACATGATCTTCTTGATGATGGCCGCCCACGACACGTCGACGTCGACGGCCACGACGATGGCCTATCACCTGGCCGCCCACCCGGAGTGGCAGCAGCGCTGCCGCGACGAATCCGACCGTCTCGGCGACGGGCCGCTGGACATCGAATCGCTGGAGAAGTTGGAATCGCTCGACCTGGTGATGAACGAGTCGATCCGGTTGGTGACGCCGGTCCAGTGGGCGATGCGGCAGACCGTTCGCGATGCCGAATTGCTGGGCTACTACCTGCCCAAGGGCACCAACGTCATCGCGTTTCCCGGCTTGAATCACCGCTTGCCTGAATTCTGGACCGAGCCAATGACATTCGACCCGGAGCGATTCACCGAGCCACGCAACGAGCACAAACGACACCGCTACGCGTTCACACCCTTCGGCGGCGGCGCACACAAGTGTCTTGGGATGGTGTTCGGCCAA
- a CDS encoding TetR/AcrR family transcriptional regulator, whose translation MSEHAPDQQAVPALRRRGDKHRQAILQAVRELLQERPFAELSVSTISNRAGVARSGFYFYFDSKYAVLAQILAEAAEELEELTHYFAPRQPGESPQQFAKRMVGSAAVVYAHNDPVIVACNAARHTDIEIREILEQQFDVVLREIVGVVEAEMRAGTANPISDDLPTLIRTLAGTTALVLTGDPLLVGRDSDPDRRVRVLEQMWLNALWGGAPEA comes from the coding sequence GTGAGTGAGCACGCCCCCGACCAGCAGGCTGTCCCGGCATTGCGGCGCCGTGGCGACAAGCATCGGCAGGCAATCCTGCAGGCGGTGCGGGAACTGCTGCAGGAGCGGCCGTTCGCGGAGCTTTCGGTGAGCACCATCAGCAACCGGGCCGGGGTAGCGCGCTCCGGGTTCTACTTCTACTTCGACTCCAAGTACGCCGTGCTGGCCCAGATATTGGCGGAGGCAGCCGAGGAACTCGAAGAACTCACCCATTACTTCGCCCCACGCCAGCCGGGTGAGTCGCCGCAGCAGTTCGCCAAGCGGATGGTCGGCAGCGCCGCCGTTGTCTACGCGCACAACGATCCGGTGATCGTGGCCTGTAATGCGGCGCGCCACACCGACATTGAGATCCGCGAGATCCTCGAGCAACAGTTCGACGTGGTGCTGCGCGAGATCGTCGGCGTCGTCGAGGCTGAAATGAGAGCCGGCACCGCCAACCCGATCAGCGACGACCTGCCGACATTGATTCGTACCCTGGCGGGCACCACCGCGCTCGTGCTGACCGGCGACCCGCTGCTGGTCGGCCGCGACAGCGACCCCGACCGCCGGGTGCGGGTGCTCGAACAGATGTGGCTCAACGCGCTTTGGGGCGGTGCCCCCGAGGCCTGA
- a CDS encoding SDR family oxidoreductase: MAQPRYYAGKRCLVTGAASGIGRATALRLAAQGAELYLTDRDADGLGRTVSDACALGAQVPEHRVLDISDYAQVAAFAADVHASHRSMDVVLNIAGVSAWGTVDRLTHDQWSRMVAINLMGPIHVIETFVPAMVAAGRGGHLVNVSSAAGLVALPWHAAYSASKYGLRGLSEVLRFDLARHRIGVSVVVPGAVRTPLVNTVEIVGVDRDDPQVKRWVDRFTGHAISPERAAEKILAGVAKNRYLIYTSPDIRALYAFKRLAWWPYSVAMRQVNAIFTRAMRPGPSQR; encoded by the coding sequence ATGGCGCAACCGCGGTATTACGCAGGGAAACGGTGCCTGGTCACCGGTGCGGCTAGCGGCATCGGCCGTGCAACCGCATTGCGGCTCGCGGCGCAGGGTGCCGAACTCTATCTGACCGACCGCGACGCGGACGGCTTGGGGCGGACCGTGTCCGATGCGTGTGCGCTCGGCGCGCAAGTGCCCGAGCATCGGGTGCTCGACATCTCCGACTATGCCCAGGTGGCCGCGTTCGCGGCGGACGTCCATGCCAGCCACCGCAGTATGGACGTCGTGCTCAACATCGCCGGCGTCTCCGCGTGGGGGACTGTCGACCGGCTGACCCACGACCAGTGGAGCAGGATGGTCGCGATAAACCTGATGGGTCCCATCCACGTGATCGAGACATTCGTTCCGGCGATGGTCGCAGCCGGCCGGGGCGGACATCTGGTCAACGTGTCCTCGGCCGCCGGGCTGGTCGCGCTGCCCTGGCATGCGGCTTACAGCGCGAGCAAGTACGGCCTACGCGGGCTTTCGGAGGTGCTGCGCTTCGATCTCGCACGGCATCGCATCGGGGTGTCGGTCGTGGTGCCGGGCGCGGTGCGGACACCGCTGGTCAACACGGTCGAGATCGTCGGCGTCGATCGCGACGATCCACAGGTCAAGCGTTGGGTCGACCGCTTCACCGGCCACGCCATCTCGCCCGAAAGGGCTGCCGAAAAGATCCTGGCCGGGGTGGCGAAGAACCGGTACCTGATCTACACGTCGCCGGACATCCGCGCGCTGTACGCATTCAAGCGGCTGGCGTGGTGGCCCTACAGCGTGGCGATGCGCCAGGTCAACGCCATCTTTACCCGCGCGATGCGGCCCGGTCCATCGCAGCGCTGA